A window of the Rickettsia felis URRWXCal2 genome harbors these coding sequences:
- the vacJ gene encoding VacJ lipoprotein precursor, which produces MRILIILSIILCSLFARADLEYVDNDIYNYNGGRNENGCLEVYDPYEKFNRKVFAFNSVLDYIILRPLAIGYKNITNDYVKARVNSFVSNVDTPLTAVNYGLQLNYDKTMKSVWRFLINTTLGIGGLFDVAGKVGLPSERQTFGSTLAHYGVAPGPYLVLPIIGSTNARDMTDSVITNYALNPLMYYTHNDFDLGVLAVSKINDRYVVLPFSDYVMKNSTDPYVAIRSALHRAREASVQYPENFKCPKPKN; this is translated from the coding sequence ATGAGAATTTTAATTATACTATCTATTATACTATGCTCATTATTCGCAAGAGCTGATCTTGAATATGTTGATAATGACATATATAACTATAATGGTGGAAGAAATGAAAACGGTTGCTTGGAAGTTTACGATCCATACGAAAAATTTAACCGTAAAGTGTTTGCATTTAATTCTGTACTAGATTATATAATATTGCGTCCTTTAGCAATAGGTTATAAGAATATCACGAATGATTACGTAAAAGCACGTGTTAATAGTTTCGTCAGTAATGTTGATACACCGCTTACGGCGGTAAATTACGGGCTTCAGTTAAATTACGATAAAACTATGAAAAGCGTTTGGCGGTTTCTCATTAACACGACGCTTGGCATAGGCGGTTTATTTGACGTAGCAGGTAAAGTAGGTTTGCCGTCTGAACGTCAAACTTTCGGCAGTACCCTCGCACATTATGGAGTTGCCCCAGGTCCTTATTTAGTATTGCCGATAATCGGTAGTACTAACGCAAGAGATATGACGGATTCGGTAATTACTAATTATGCTCTTAATCCATTAATGTACTACACTCATAATGATTTTGACTTAGGAGTACTAGCAGTTAGTAAAATAAACGATCGATATGTTGTATTACCGTTTAGTGATTATGTGATGAAGAATTCTACCGATCCTTATGTGGCTATTAGATCAGCATTACATCGTGCTCGTGAAGCATCGGTTCAATATCCTGAAAATTTTAAATGTCCTAAACCCAAGAATTAA
- the prs gene encoding Ribose-phosphate pyrophosphokinase (PRPP synthetase), producing MKILAGSSNKLLASRLAIALNIKYIEPRITYFNDSEIKVEIQESFHNEDVIIVQSTSKPVNDRLIELFLLVDAAKKAVANRIILVMPYFGYARQDNINSQNIIPAKLIADFLEKLGVNHVITIDLHSDKIEKFFNIPISNLEPINLYIPFLRTYSNFVIVAPDKGSINRVQKISNLLNIDSAYINKERDINNNCEMISIIGSVEGKNCILIDDIIDSGETIVKAARFLKEHSALSVSAFITHAVLATGSKDKIENSVIDKIFVTDTIEVGDLPPKFYIIPVMPIIVKELRNIL from the coding sequence ATGAAGATCTTAGCAGGCAGTAGTAATAAGTTACTCGCATCTCGTTTAGCTATAGCATTAAATATTAAATATATTGAGCCGAGAATTACCTATTTCAATGATTCCGAAATAAAAGTAGAAATTCAAGAATCGTTTCATAATGAAGATGTAATCATAGTACAATCCACATCAAAGCCCGTTAATGATCGCTTAATTGAGCTGTTCTTGCTAGTAGATGCAGCAAAAAAAGCGGTAGCAAATCGAATAATTTTAGTAATGCCTTATTTTGGTTATGCAAGACAAGATAATATAAATTCTCAAAATATAATTCCTGCTAAGTTAATAGCAGATTTTTTAGAGAAGCTCGGAGTAAACCATGTAATTACTATTGATTTACATTCCGATAAAATAGAGAAATTTTTTAATATTCCTATTTCTAATCTTGAACCTATAAATTTATATATCCCGTTTTTAAGAACTTATAGCAATTTCGTTATAGTTGCACCTGATAAAGGAAGTATCAATCGAGTTCAAAAAATTAGTAATTTATTAAATATAGATTCAGCTTATATAAACAAAGAAAGGGATATAAATAATAATTGCGAGATGATATCAATAATAGGTAGTGTAGAGGGCAAAAATTGCATATTAATTGATGATATTATAGATAGCGGTGAAACAATCGTAAAAGCAGCAAGATTTTTAAAAGAACATTCGGCTTTATCGGTTAGTGCTTTTATAACTCATGCTGTGCTTGCTACCGGTTCTAAAGATAAAATTGAAAATTCGGTGATAGATAAGATTTTTGTTACCGATACTATAGAAGTAGGTGACTTACCTCCAAAATTTTATATAATACCGGTAATGCCAATTATCGTAAAAGAGTTAAGAAATATACTATGA
- the alr gene encoding Alanine racemase has product MSLCTLEINLSAIKNNYLLLQDICKTSLVGAAVKANGYGLGAVQISKALIEENCRHFFVASSEEGVNLRKALASWHESVFRHCEKNYTVIRRSNPVKNSVSQNFFNYFSGLQQCFAPRNDGSSIHATTPKALDNDVNILVLNGVFEHDALELIEYNLTPVLNNLKQIEIWQKFSNLKNRLLPCYLHFNTGINRLGLTHNEIEQLINNRDLLKGLDLQYIISHLAVSEEIDNPYNLEQLNRFKTYLQYFPNVKASLANSGGIFLGQDYHFDLARPGAALYGLNPVIDLSNNLSYKEEFEGDTERRTAAYINVREDSSTGSTYKLPLEGGYSRGLQNPVTLKAPIIHLQNLTLDSHIGYNMTFTTERDSVIATLPLGYADGFSRNFSNQGEVFINGRSVPIVGRISMDLINIDVTDLPPLDIFLGQEAEIIGNYCTPDKIASIIGTIGYEVLTSLGSRYKRIYK; this is encoded by the coding sequence ATGAGCTTGTGTACTCTAGAAATAAATCTATCTGCAATAAAAAATAATTATCTTTTATTACAAGATATTTGCAAAACCTCATTAGTCGGTGCTGCCGTTAAAGCTAACGGTTACGGTCTTGGAGCAGTGCAAATTTCCAAAGCTTTAATAGAAGAAAATTGTAGGCATTTTTTTGTGGCCTCAAGTGAAGAAGGAGTGAATTTACGCAAAGCTCTAGCTTCGTGGCATGAATCGGTTTTCCGTCATTGCGAGAAGAATTACACAGTAATTCGACGAAGCAATCCAGTAAAAAATTCTGTAAGTCAGAATTTTTTTAATTATTTTTCTGGATTGCAACAATGCTTCGCTCCTCGCAATGACGGCTCTAGTATCCATGCAACAACGCCCAAAGCACTAGATAATGATGTTAATATTTTAGTTCTCAATGGAGTTTTTGAACATGATGCTTTAGAGCTTATAGAATATAATTTAACTCCTGTTCTAAATAACTTAAAACAAATAGAAATTTGGCAAAAATTTAGTAATTTGAAAAACCGATTATTGCCTTGTTATTTACATTTCAATACGGGGATTAATCGCCTTGGATTAACTCATAATGAAATAGAGCAGTTAATTAATAATCGTGATTTATTAAAAGGGCTAGATTTACAATATATTATAAGCCATCTAGCTGTATCCGAGGAAATAGATAATCCTTATAATCTAGAGCAATTAAACAGATTTAAAACTTATTTACAATATTTCCCAAACGTCAAAGCAAGCCTTGCTAATTCCGGTGGCATATTTTTAGGACAGGACTATCATTTTGATTTAGCAAGACCAGGGGCTGCCTTATACGGGCTTAATCCTGTAATAGACCTCTCGAATAACCTATCTTATAAAGAGGAATTTGAAGGAGACACGGAACGCAGAACCGCAGCGTACATAAACGTACGTGAGGATTCGAGTACCGGATCGACGTATAAATTACCTTTAGAAGGAGGTTATTCGAGAGGTCTACAAAATCCCGTAACCTTAAAAGCTCCTATAATTCATTTACAGAATTTGACACTAGATAGCCATATCGGTTATAATATGACTTTTACAACTGAGCGTGATAGTGTTATTGCAACATTACCGCTTGGTTATGCCGATGGGTTTAGTCGTAATTTTAGCAATCAAGGCGAAGTATTTATTAATGGTCGCAGCGTTCCTATAGTAGGGCGAATATCGATGGATTTGATAAATATCGATGTTACCGATCTACCACCGCTTGATATTTTTCTAGGGCAGGAAGCGGAAATTATCGGAAATTATTGCACGCCCGATAAAATAGCAAGTATTATAGGTACTATAGGGTATGAGGTGTTGACTAGTCTCGGTAGTAGGTATAAAAGAATTTATAAGTAA
- a CDS encoding ABC transporter permease protein — protein sequence MLLNIANSVGKRTIKFAQSVGSFSLFSFAAVSSIIRPPLYLSLIIRQLLFIGFHSLPVVAMTTFFSGAVLALQSYTGFSRFSAESSIATVVVLSLTRELGPVLAGLMVAGRVGASIAAEIATMRVTEQVDALYTLSTDPIKYLVFPRVIAAIITMPCLVLIGDIIGVMGGYLVGVYKLDFNSTAYLTSTFHYLEPIDVISGLVKAGVFGFIISIISCYSGYYSGKGAKGVGRATTSAVVNSSILILISNYLITELFFKV from the coding sequence ATGTTATTAAATATAGCTAATTCGGTCGGTAAACGTACTATAAAGTTTGCACAAAGTGTAGGTAGTTTTTCTCTATTTAGCTTTGCTGCCGTTAGCAGTATCATAAGACCGCCTTTATATTTGAGTTTAATAATCAGACAATTATTATTTATCGGGTTTCACTCGCTTCCGGTTGTTGCGATGACGACTTTTTTCTCAGGTGCGGTACTTGCATTACAGAGCTATACAGGCTTTTCTCGTTTCTCGGCTGAAAGTTCCATTGCAACGGTAGTAGTATTATCGCTGACTAGAGAGCTTGGACCTGTCTTAGCCGGACTAATGGTAGCTGGAAGAGTCGGGGCATCAATCGCCGCCGAAATAGCTACGATGAGAGTAACGGAGCAGGTAGATGCTTTATATACTTTATCTACCGATCCTATTAAATATTTAGTTTTTCCAAGAGTAATAGCAGCTATTATTACAATGCCTTGTCTTGTTTTAATCGGTGATATAATTGGTGTTATGGGCGGTTATTTGGTAGGGGTATATAAACTTGATTTTAATAGCACGGCTTATTTAACCAGTACTTTTCACTATTTAGAACCGATTGACGTAATTTCCGGTCTTGTTAAAGCGGGAGTTTTTGGGTTTATTATTTCTATAATAAGTTGTTATAGCGGCTATTATTCAGGTAAAGGGGCTAAGGGAGTGGGAAGAGCTACTACCTCGGCAGTAGTAAATTCTTCTATCCTTATCTTAATCAGTAATTATTTAATAACCGAATTATTTTTTAAAGTATAA
- the mkl gene encoding Ribonucleotide ABC transporter ATP-binding protein, whose amino-acid sequence MSTKEEFKIKIRSLYKSFANHKVLDGIDLDVKKGSSLVILGGSGSGKSVLIKNIVGLIKPDKGKIFIDNVEIQDISSKQKFEIMDGIGFLFQGGALFDSLNIRDNITFETRKLSKKEKNDLAGAKLNSVGLSPRILDLYPSELSGGMQKRVALARAICSTPSILFLDEPTTGLDPIMANVINELIIKIQEELGATTITITHDMISAEKIAKEVAMIYQGKIKWYGSKDEMRNSDNPYLKQFINGLTTGPIEV is encoded by the coding sequence ATGAGTACAAAGGAAGAATTTAAAATTAAAATTCGGTCATTATATAAATCATTTGCTAATCATAAGGTGTTAGACGGAATAGATTTGGATGTAAAAAAGGGCAGTTCATTAGTTATTTTAGGCGGTTCCGGTAGTGGCAAATCGGTGCTAATTAAAAATATAGTAGGACTGATTAAACCTGATAAAGGTAAAATTTTTATTGATAATGTAGAAATCCAAGATATCTCAAGTAAACAAAAATTTGAGATTATGGACGGTATAGGTTTTTTATTTCAAGGCGGAGCATTATTTGACTCCTTGAATATACGTGATAATATTACTTTCGAGACTAGAAAATTATCTAAGAAAGAAAAAAACGACCTTGCCGGTGCAAAGCTTAATTCCGTCGGTTTGTCCCCTAGAATACTTGATCTTTACCCTTCCGAATTATCGGGCGGAATGCAAAAAAGAGTAGCTCTTGCTAGGGCTATTTGTAGTACACCGTCGATTTTATTTCTTGATGAACCGACCACAGGGCTTGATCCTATAATGGCAAATGTTATCAACGAATTAATTATAAAAATCCAAGAAGAGTTAGGGGCAACTACGATTACTATAACTCATGATATGATTAGTGCCGAAAAAATAGCTAAAGAAGTAGCTATGATTTATCAAGGAAAAATTAAATGGTACGGTAGTAAAGATGAAATGCGTAATAGTGATAATCCTTATTTAAAACAATTTATAAACGGATTAACTACCGGTCCTATAGAGGTATAA
- the rpmB gene encoding 50S ribosomal protein L28, with translation MSRKCELTGVGVLYGNNVSHSQRKTRRRFEPNLRSVKFTSDITAGEYRLSVNARCISSVEKAGGFDAYILKADDNVLSSNARTIKKKIIQTKTAKSL, from the coding sequence ATGTCACGTAAGTGCGAACTCACAGGTGTGGGTGTTTTATACGGCAATAATGTATCACATTCTCAACGTAAAACTAGAAGACGTTTTGAGCCTAATTTAAGGTCAGTTAAGTTTACAAGTGATATAACAGCCGGAGAATATAGATTATCGGTTAATGCTAGATGTATTAGTTCAGTGGAAAAAGCCGGCGGTTTTGATGCGTATATTCTAAAAGCCGATGATAATGTTTTATCAAGTAACGCTAGAACTATTAAGAAAAAAATAATTCAGACTAAAACGGCAAAATCATTATGA
- the rpmE gene encoding 50S ribosomal protein L31, translating into MKSGIHPEYKKFLIKVESDVFETMSTHPTGEILMDVDFRKHPAWNKDSGNVVNQSNKSVSDFNKRFSGLSFGGKKEAS; encoded by the coding sequence ATGAAAAGCGGTATACATCCAGAATATAAAAAGTTTTTGATTAAAGTAGAAAGCGATGTTTTTGAAACAATGTCTACTCATCCTACAGGTGAAATTTTAATGGATGTTGATTTTAGAAAGCATCCGGCATGGAATAAAGATTCCGGAAATGTAGTAAATCAATCGAACAAAAGTGTTAGTGATTTTAATAAAAGATTCTCAGGTCTTTCTTTCGGTGGTAAGAAAGAAGCTAGTTAA
- a CDS encoding Hypothetical GTP-binding protein: protein MTTQKIVHTKSPDGSKLFRHQAKFVAGAMNINQIPNFSLPEIAFVGKSNVGKSSLINTICNNKNLAKVSNTPGRTRQINFFNLADKLIIVDLPGYGFANVPISVKEQWEVLISYYLRNSYSLRLVNLLIDSRRGIKENDKKVAELLLANKREFQIIFTKSDKVTDRKNLNDEAQNFLATLNYSCNVMYVSSRSKEGARELKASLAKCIKPQR, encoded by the coding sequence ATGACTACTCAGAAAATAGTGCATACAAAATCGCCTGATGGCAGTAAGCTTTTTCGTCATCAAGCTAAATTTGTAGCCGGTGCTATGAATATAAATCAAATCCCCAATTTTTCATTACCGGAAATTGCTTTTGTCGGTAAGTCAAATGTCGGCAAATCAAGCCTAATAAATACGATATGTAATAATAAAAATCTTGCTAAAGTTTCTAATACTCCTGGACGTACTAGGCAAATCAATTTTTTTAACCTTGCAGATAAACTTATTATAGTTGACCTTCCCGGTTATGGTTTTGCTAATGTTCCTATATCAGTCAAAGAACAGTGGGAAGTGTTAATTAGTTATTATTTACGAAATAGTTATAGTTTAAGGTTAGTTAACTTATTGATTGATTCAAGAAGAGGTATAAAAGAAAACGATAAGAAAGTAGCAGAGCTATTACTTGCAAATAAAAGAGAATTTCAAATTATTTTCACAAAATCCGATAAAGTTACGGATCGTAAAAACCTTAACGATGAAGCACAGAATTTTCTTGCAACTTTAAACTACTCATGTAATGTTATGTATGTAAGTAGTAGGAGTAAAGAAGGTGCAAGAGAACTTAAAGCTAGTTTGGCAAAATGCATCAAACCTCAAAGGTAA
- the argB gene encoding Acetylglutamate kinase has protein sequence MQENLKLVWQNASNLKGKEVDSISSLNNIAIIKNIIKCSSELKNQAIVLKLPAAIIIDDKLFTAFIESVRLLEMCGAKIYIVHDHIDLRSSSLISQIDENFSQKISKISDYSSLNNPIIMEILSSYVNKLIVTKLSSIGCYAVGISGKDANLLQAKKSKLSHRKIVNHDVINIGFLSEPIMINPEILLNFEDNNIIPVIAPFANDDQEKTHLLNVNLTVATIASALSAVHLILPYEILQVSETFPYNIKIRDINLLKSMLDDSNNFIEEELIKIAVNALENNNGYVHFVNSKVPNSILSTMFDININ, from the coding sequence GTGCAAGAGAACTTAAAGCTAGTTTGGCAAAATGCATCAAACCTCAAAGGTAAAGAGGTAGATAGTATTTCTTCATTAAATAACATTGCTATAATTAAGAATATAATAAAGTGTAGTAGTGAGCTGAAGAATCAAGCAATAGTTCTAAAATTACCTGCTGCTATTATTATTGACGATAAATTATTTACGGCTTTTATTGAATCTGTTAGACTGCTCGAGATGTGCGGTGCTAAAATATATATAGTACATGATCATATTGATTTACGAAGTTCGTCTTTAATATCACAAATAGATGAAAATTTTAGTCAGAAAATTAGTAAAATAAGCGACTATAGTTCTCTAAATAATCCTATTATTATGGAAATTTTATCTAGTTACGTTAACAAGCTTATAGTAACAAAGTTAAGTAGTATAGGTTGTTATGCAGTTGGTATTTCAGGTAAGGATGCTAATCTACTGCAAGCAAAAAAGTCAAAATTATCTCACCGAAAAATTGTAAATCATGATGTTATAAATATTGGTTTTTTAAGTGAACCTATTATGATTAATCCGGAAATTTTATTAAATTTTGAAGATAATAATATTATACCCGTGATAGCACCATTTGCTAATGATGATCAGGAAAAAACACATTTATTAAATGTTAACTTAACGGTAGCAACAATTGCTTCTGCATTAAGTGCGGTACATTTAATATTGCCATATGAGATATTACAGGTATCCGAGACATTTCCGTATAATATAAAAATACGAGATATTAACTTATTGAAATCAATGTTAGATGATAGTAATAATTTCATCGAAGAAGAATTAATTAAGATAGCAGTTAATGCACTTGAAAATAATAACGGTTACGTACATTTTGTGAATAGTAAAGTACCGAATTCAATATTGTCAACTATGTTTGATATTAATATAAATTAA
- the virB3 gene encoding Type IV secretory pathway, VirB3-like protein, with translation MAGALASDLLFVGLTRPPMIFGVSIKFAALNMIMTMIVFIWNNGIMILFIAAALHLVAYIICFKEPRFIELYLNKMSRTSQCPNKFYYGANSYNI, from the coding sequence ATGGCAGGAGCATTAGCATCCGATCTTTTATTTGTAGGGTTAACTAGACCGCCGATGATATTTGGAGTAAGTATTAAGTTTGCTGCATTAAATATGATAATGACGATGATAGTATTTATTTGGAATAACGGCATTATGATTTTATTCATTGCAGCTGCTTTGCATTTGGTAGCTTATATTATATGTTTTAAAGAACCGAGATTCATAGAGCTATATTTAAATAAAATGTCAAGAACTAGCCAATGTCCTAATAAATTTTACTACGGAGCAAATTCGTATAATATTTGA
- the virB4_1 gene encoding Type IV secretion/conjugal transfer ATPase, VirB4 family translates to MKLFRTRAAKELRSKQERPTSHFIPYKCHWDSNTILTKDNSLLQVIKINGFSFETADDEDLDIKKNVRNALLKNMASGNIVMYFHTIRRRKAVIFDDTEFTYDPTVKVPNDFITYLGAEWRKKHAGARSFFNELYVSILYKPDTGGAAIVEYFLKKLRQKSNKTAWENDMKEMKENLQEMSTRVVNTFRSYGARLLGVRQTQSGSYCEILEFLSSLINCGDSPGPIALPRGTIDEYLPTHRLFFDSRTIEARSPLGKKYAGMISILEYGPNTSAGIFDGFLQMPFEFVMTQSFVFANRTVAIGKMQLQQNRMIQSGDKATSQIAEINTALDMATSGDIGFGEHHLSLLCSANNIKALEDILSMAAVELSNSGIQPVREKVNMEPSYWGQLPGNMDYIVRKSTINTLNMASFASQHNYPLGKIRDNHWGEYVTVLDTTSGTPFYFNFHVRDVGHTLIIGPTGAGKTVLMNFLCAEAQKFKPRMFFFDKDRGAEIFIRALNGVYTVIDPGLKCNFNPLQLEDTSENRTFILEWLRVLVTSNGESLTAQDNKILSQAVSGNFRLEKKDRRLSNVIAFLGIDTPNSLASRIAMWVGKGSHAKIFDNEVDDIDLQKARVFGFDMTELLKDPVSLAPVLLYIFHRINISLDGQKTMIVLDEAWALIDNPVFAPKIKDWLKVLRKLNTFVIFATQSVEDAAKSRISDTLIQQTATQIFLPNLKATDIYRSAFMLSQREYILIKTTDSTTRYFLIKQGIDAVVAKVNLDGMNNIISVLSGRVETVILLDQIREKYGNDPDKWLPIFYEAVKTL, encoded by the coding sequence ATGAAGTTATTTAGAACTAGAGCAGCTAAAGAATTAAGGTCTAAACAAGAAAGACCAACTTCGCATTTTATTCCTTATAAATGTCATTGGGATAGTAATACTATTTTAACAAAAGATAATTCTTTATTACAAGTTATTAAAATAAACGGATTTTCTTTTGAAACTGCTGATGATGAAGATTTAGACATTAAAAAGAATGTCAGAAATGCCTTACTTAAAAATATGGCTTCGGGAAATATCGTTATGTATTTCCATACTATTAGAAGACGTAAAGCAGTAATATTTGACGATACGGAATTTACTTATGATCCTACCGTAAAAGTACCTAATGATTTTATTACTTATTTAGGTGCGGAATGGCGTAAGAAACATGCAGGTGCTAGGTCATTTTTTAACGAATTATATGTTAGTATTTTATATAAGCCTGATACTGGCGGTGCTGCTATAGTTGAGTATTTTTTAAAGAAGCTTAGACAAAAATCTAATAAAACCGCTTGGGAAAATGACATGAAAGAGATGAAAGAAAATCTTCAAGAAATGTCAACTAGAGTGGTTAATACATTCAGAAGTTACGGAGCAAGATTACTTGGAGTTCGTCAAACGCAGTCAGGTAGTTATTGTGAAATTTTAGAATTCCTTTCATCTTTAATCAATTGCGGCGATTCACCAGGTCCTATAGCATTACCGCGTGGTACTATTGACGAATATTTACCGACTCATCGCTTATTTTTTGATTCTCGTACTATTGAAGCAAGAAGTCCGCTTGGCAAAAAATATGCCGGAATGATCAGCATACTTGAATACGGACCTAATACTTCGGCAGGAATTTTTGACGGATTTCTGCAAATGCCTTTTGAATTTGTCATGACTCAAAGCTTTGTCTTTGCTAATAGAACCGTAGCGATCGGTAAAATGCAATTACAGCAAAATAGAATGATACAATCCGGTGATAAAGCTACTTCGCAAATTGCTGAAATTAATACGGCCCTTGATATGGCCACTAGCGGTGATATCGGTTTCGGTGAGCATCATTTATCGCTTTTATGTTCCGCGAATAATATTAAAGCTTTGGAAGATATATTATCAATGGCAGCAGTTGAGCTTTCTAATTCAGGAATTCAGCCGGTTAGAGAAAAAGTTAACATGGAACCTAGCTATTGGGGACAGTTGCCGGGAAATATGGATTATATAGTACGTAAATCCACTATAAATACTCTTAATATGGCTAGCTTTGCCTCACAACATAATTATCCGCTCGGTAAAATTAGAGATAACCATTGGGGAGAATATGTCACAGTACTTGATACTACTTCGGGTACGCCGTTTTATTTTAATTTCCATGTAAGGGATGTTGGACATACTCTAATTATCGGTCCAACCGGTGCCGGTAAAACAGTTCTTATGAATTTCTTATGTGCGGAAGCACAAAAATTCAAACCTCGTATGTTCTTTTTTGATAAAGATCGAGGAGCAGAAATATTTATACGTGCTTTAAACGGAGTTTATACGGTAATTGATCCGGGATTAAAATGTAATTTTAATCCCTTGCAGCTTGAAGATACTAGTGAGAATAGAACATTTATTTTAGAGTGGCTTCGTGTACTTGTAACTTCTAACGGTGAAAGTTTAACTGCACAAGATAATAAAATCTTATCTCAAGCAGTAAGCGGTAATTTTAGATTAGAGAAAAAAGACAGAAGGCTTAGTAATGTTATAGCATTTCTTGGTATTGATACACCAAATAGTTTGGCAAGTAGGATTGCAATGTGGGTTGGTAAAGGTTCACATGCTAAGATATTTGACAATGAAGTAGATGATATTGATTTACAAAAAGCAAGGGTATTCGGTTTTGATATGACTGAATTACTTAAAGACCCTGTAAGCCTTGCACCGGTATTGTTATATATTTTCCATCGCATTAATATCTCTTTAGATGGGCAGAAAACTATGATAGTACTTGATGAAGCATGGGCTTTAATCGATAATCCGGTATTTGCACCTAAGATCAAAGATTGGTTAAAAGTGTTGAGAAAATTAAATACTTTTGTTATATTTGCTACGCAGAGTGTTGAAGATGCCGCAAAAAGTAGAATTAGTGATACGTTGATTCAACAAACAGCTACGCAGATTTTTTTACCTAATTTGAAAGCTACGGATATTTATCGTAGTGCATTTATGTTAAGTCAGCGAGAATATATTTTAATTAAAACTACCGACTCTACTACACGTTATTTTTTAATAAAACAAGGAATAGATGCCGTAGTTGCTAAAGTTAACTTAGACGGTATGAATAATATAATTAGTGTTTTATCCGGCAGGGTTGAGACTGTAATATTGCTCGATCAAATTAGAGAGAAATACGGCAATGATCCGGATAAGTGGTTACCTATATTTTATGAAGCAGTTAAAACATTATAG